A genome region from Megalobrama amblycephala isolate DHTTF-2021 linkage group LG16, ASM1881202v1, whole genome shotgun sequence includes the following:
- the LOC125248758 gene encoding C3a anaphylatoxin chemotactic receptor-like isoform X1 codes for MENVTNATQPEPLSSIEIFNIFIYFVTFALGIVGNGLVIFVTGYKMKTTVNSIWFLNLAIADFIFILVIILYIITAFNKMVWHFGDFMCKFVSFVTVLNMFASIFLLTAISLDRCMSTWVIVWAQNKRTLVKARIICALVWVLSIFCSIPFVINRLEKHNRCTYNTFSIFKSLVIYRLMVGFLIPFLIIASSYIAIGVRAKRLKRGKKLKPFRVIIAVIMAFFLCWFPFHVQQLCTVIAIENKWSEFLNVINDIGPFVNCLVHLNSCLNPILYVFMCEEFKKKLKQSLLLVLETAFADEHLPYRSSRTSTCSGLSESQGLKMNDTTISSTNEDNKTSF; via the coding sequence AAAATGTGACCAATGCAACCCAGCCAGAACCCTTATCAAGCATTGAAATCttcaatatattcatatattttgtcACCTTCGCTCTGGGTATCGTTGGAAATGGGCTCGTCATATTTGTGACTGGCTACAAAATGAAGACGACCGTCAACTCCATTTGGTTTCTCAACTTGGCGATTGCTGACTTCATCTTCATCTTAGTGATCATCCTTTACATTATTACTGCCTTTAACAAGATGGTTTggcactttggtgacttcatgTGCAAGTTTGTGAGCTTTGTGACGGTGCTAAACATGTTTGCCAGCATTTTTCTGCTGACCGCTATCAGTCTTGACCGATGCATGTCTACATGGGTGATTGTTTGGGCTCAAAACAAACGAACTCTGGTCAAAGCCAGGATCATTTGTGCACTTGTGTGGGTTTTATCCATCTTCTGCAGCATTCCCTTTGTCATCAACCGCTTGGAAAAACATAACCGATGCACTTATAATACCTTCAGTATCTTCAAGTCTCTGGTCATATACAGGCTAATGGTGGGTTTTCTCATCCCCTTCCTGATCATTGCATCTTCATACATTGCTATCGGAGTGCGGGCCAAACGTCTCAAAAGAGGAAAGAAGCTTAAGCCTTTCCGGGTCATTATAGCTGTGATCATGGCCTTTTTCTTATGCTGGTTTCCTTTTCATGTTCAACAGCTGTGTACTGTAATTGCAATCGAGAATAAGTGGAGtgaatttttaaatgtaataaatgacataggACCTTTTGTAAACTGCCTGGTTCATCTCAACAGCTGTCTGAACCCTATTCTATATGTGTTCATGTGTGAGGAGTTTAAGAAGAAGCTTAAACAGTCTCTGCTGCTGGTGCTGGAGACGGCGTTCGCTGATGAACATCTGCCTTATCGATCATCTCGCACTTCCACTTGTTCTGGCCTCTCAGAATCACAAGGTCTCAAGATGAACGACACAACCATCTCGTCAACAAACGAGGACAACAAAACAAGCTTTTAG